A single Ischnura elegans chromosome 13 unlocalized genomic scaffold, ioIscEleg1.1 SUPER_13_unloc_4, whole genome shotgun sequence DNA region contains:
- the LOC124173258 gene encoding putative nuclease HARBI1 has product MEYPKVNTLCLEFERNADPPHPLEIHEFIMCELGVKSEDSVAVSIHRGPWHFRTFVMEKAADELLLSPWAMPMDGLFAEKPWVAAVMTLESDAIPASVPPQNSQSIITQRFGLCHATGVRAVQGVTRAMAQLCPLFIVWPQGEKTDEVTRGFLNTSAFPGTIGAISGTHTQTRAPHKNPEAYINRKGYHSMHLQAFCDHRGIFTHCFVGHVGSLHDARVFRLSRVSDCLGDDLKFPNDSHIIGDSTRRKRSRGYSSGTTLGILLELFYNFWQMRDWCLFLRDVNGEDW; this is encoded by the exons ATGGAATACCCCAAGGTTAACACTTTATGCCTGGAATTTGAGAGAAACGCGGATCCACCTCACCCTTTGGAGATCCATGAATTTATCATGTGTGAGCTCGGGGTGAAGTCTGAGGATTCTGTAGCTGTT AGCATCCATAGGGGTCCGTGGCACTTCAGGACGTTCGTAATGGAGAAGGCTGCAGACGAGCTGCTCCTGAGCCCCTGGGCGATG CCAATGGATGGCCTGTTCGCTGAGAAGCCTTGGGTGGCTGCGGTAATGACACTGGAGTCTGATGCCATCCCGGCTTCAGTCCCCCCTCAGAACTCACA gtCAATAATAACTCAACGCTTTGGGTTGTGCCACGCAACGGGTGTCCGGGCTGTCCAGGGGGTGACACGTGCCATGGCACAGTTGTGCCCTCTATTCATTGTTTGGCCTCAGGGGGAGAAAACCGATGAGGTCACAAGAGGCTTTTTGAATACGAGTGCATTCCCTGGCACCATTGGGGCCATATCTGGCACCCACACCCAAACAAGGGCTCCTCACAAAAATCCTGAGGCATACATAAACAGGAAGGGGTACCATAGTATGCATCTGCAG GCTTTTTGTGACCATAGAGGAATATTTACCCATTGTTTTGTGGGTCATGTGGGGTCATTGCATGATGCCCGCGTATTTAGACTCTCCAGGGTATCTGATTGCCTTGGAGATGATCTAAAGTTCCCCAATGATTCTCATATCATTGGGGATTCTAC TCGGAGGAAGCGATCCAGAGGCTACTCTTCTGGAACAACTCTTGGAATTCTTCTGGAACTCTTCTACAACTTCTGGCAAATGAGGGATTGGTGCCTTTTCCTTCGAGACGTCAACGGAGAGGACTGGTGA